A genomic stretch from Aminobacter aminovorans includes:
- a CDS encoding histidine phosphatase family protein, translated as MRLVMVRHGETTWNAEHRLQGHDNAPLSPRGIKQVQSFASFAKAMAPDHVVVSDLGRTRQTAGLLGYGDAPLDPRLREIDMGNWTGRIKHELEAERPHEYLAWRAGTFTPDRGEPWPDFCARIVEGLRDCLKKCNGDTLAIVHGGVIRAACHAFLGLPPSRVVPVTPGTATILSFDTADAPTARLEAYNIAAVAPDFDAPD; from the coding sequence ATGAGACTGGTAATGGTGCGCCATGGCGAGACCACCTGGAATGCCGAGCACAGGCTCCAGGGCCATGACAATGCGCCGCTGTCGCCGCGTGGCATCAAGCAGGTCCAGAGCTTCGCCTCCTTCGCCAAGGCGATGGCGCCTGATCACGTCGTGGTCTCCGACCTTGGCCGGACGCGCCAGACCGCCGGCCTGCTCGGTTATGGCGACGCGCCGCTCGACCCGCGCCTGCGCGAGATCGACATGGGCAACTGGACCGGCCGCATCAAACACGAGCTCGAGGCCGAGCGACCGCACGAATATCTCGCCTGGCGCGCCGGCACCTTCACCCCCGACAGAGGCGAGCCATGGCCGGATTTCTGCGCCCGCATCGTGGAAGGGTTGCGGGACTGCCTGAAGAAGTGCAACGGCGACACGCTCGCCATCGTCCATGGCGGTGTCATCCGCGCTGCCTGCCACGCCTTCCTGGGACTGCCGCCGTCACGCGTCGTGCCGGTGACGCCTGGTACCGCAACGATCCTGAGCTTCGATACGGCCGACGCCCCGACGGCACGGCTCGAAGCCTACAATATCGCGGCTGTGGCGCCCGATTTCGACGCACCGGACTAG
- a CDS encoding ABC transporter ATP-binding protein, whose product MTGVTFRNLSKSFGQHKVLDDINLDIPSGEFVVLVGPSGCGKSTLLRMLAGLEPISHGDLVIGGMRANDLPPQKRNIAMVFQSYALFPHLTAAENIGFGPKIRGEAPEAIDNKINNAAAILNLHAYLDRYPRQLSGGQRQRVAMGRAIVREPSVFLFDEPLSNLDAQLRVQMRTEIKALHQRLKSTVVYVTHDQIEAMTMADRIVVMNQGKILQVGAPLELYDKPANKFVASFIGSPSMSFVSGSLASSASGAHFETATGEKLSLNGGRASAFAGAVEAGIRPEHFIISASEGALPFKVDVIEPTGSETHIYGAIGNEQVRAVFRDRVSVRPGETLPVSADPKNIHLFDKATGLPV is encoded by the coding sequence ATGACCGGCGTAACCTTCCGCAACCTCTCCAAGTCGTTTGGCCAGCACAAGGTGCTCGACGACATCAACCTCGACATTCCAAGCGGCGAGTTCGTCGTGCTGGTCGGTCCCTCTGGCTGCGGCAAGTCGACCTTGCTGCGCATGCTGGCCGGGCTCGAGCCGATCAGTCACGGCGACCTTGTGATCGGCGGCATGCGCGCCAACGACCTGCCGCCGCAGAAGCGCAACATCGCCATGGTGTTCCAGTCCTACGCGCTGTTTCCGCATCTCACCGCGGCCGAAAACATCGGCTTCGGCCCGAAGATCAGGGGCGAGGCGCCCGAGGCGATCGACAACAAGATCAACAACGCCGCGGCAATCCTCAACCTCCACGCCTATCTCGACCGCTATCCGCGCCAGCTCTCCGGCGGCCAGCGCCAGCGTGTCGCCATGGGGCGCGCCATCGTGCGCGAACCCTCGGTGTTCCTGTTCGACGAACCGCTGTCCAATCTCGACGCGCAATTGCGCGTGCAGATGCGCACCGAGATCAAGGCGCTGCATCAGCGCTTGAAATCGACGGTGGTTTACGTGACACACGACCAGATCGAGGCCATGACCATGGCCGACCGCATCGTCGTCATGAACCAGGGAAAGATCCTGCAGGTGGGTGCACCGCTCGAACTCTACGACAAGCCGGCCAACAAGTTCGTCGCGAGCTTCATCGGCTCGCCGTCGATGAGCTTTGTCTCGGGCAGCCTCGCCTCGTCGGCTTCGGGCGCGCATTTCGAGACGGCGACCGGAGAGAAGCTGTCGCTCAACGGCGGCCGTGCCTCGGCCTTCGCAGGCGCTGTCGAAGCCGGCATCCGGCCGGAGCATTTCATCATCAGCGCCAGCGAGGGCGCGCTGCCGTTCAAGGTCGACGTCATCGAGCCGACGGGCTCGGAGACGCATATCTACGGCGCCATCGGCAACGAGCAGGTGCGCGCCGTGTTCCGCGACCGCGTTTCGGTGCGGCCGGGCGAGACACTGCCGGTCAGCGCCGATCCGAAAAACATCCACCTGTTCGACAAGGCGACCGGCCTGCCCGTATGA
- a CDS encoding MurR/RpiR family transcriptional regulator produces MSNIADIITRLQVMAQDGSKSDKRLASLVLSDLDFASKAAISEIAARVGVSEPTVTRFCRNLGCDGVRDFKFFLAQAIAIGGQYLKPEPLSRDAREQRIASAVTEAAIVAIQRASDNLDMATLVSVAELLSASQHILCFGSGGISSMMATELQNRLFRLGLSVVAQVDGQLQRMYAAVARPETTVVAFSVSGHAKSVVDAVQVARQYGARTVAVTAPGSALAKVADIVIPFQPIEDGNIYKPTSSRFALLAILDMIATATAETRGTNVLEGLRRIKQSLNMLKIDDPRLPLGD; encoded by the coding sequence ATGAGCAACATCGCCGACATCATCACCCGGCTTCAGGTCATGGCGCAGGACGGCTCGAAGTCCGACAAGCGCCTGGCGAGCCTGGTGCTGTCGGATCTCGACTTTGCCTCCAAGGCCGCCATCTCGGAGATCGCCGCGCGCGTCGGCGTCAGCGAACCGACAGTCACCCGCTTCTGCCGCAATCTCGGCTGCGACGGCGTGCGCGACTTCAAGTTCTTCCTGGCCCAGGCCATCGCCATCGGCGGCCAGTATCTCAAGCCCGAACCGCTCAGCCGCGACGCGCGCGAGCAGCGCATCGCCTCCGCCGTCACCGAAGCGGCGATCGTGGCGATCCAGCGCGCCTCGGACAATCTCGACATGGCGACTTTGGTCTCGGTGGCCGAGCTGCTGTCGGCCTCGCAGCACATATTGTGCTTCGGCTCCGGCGGCATCTCCTCGATGATGGCGACGGAGCTGCAGAACCGGCTGTTCCGGCTCGGCCTGTCGGTCGTCGCCCAGGTCGACGGCCAGCTGCAGCGCATGTATGCGGCGGTCGCCAGGCCTGAGACGACTGTCGTTGCCTTCTCCGTTTCCGGCCACGCCAAGTCGGTTGTCGATGCGGTCCAGGTCGCCCGGCAATATGGCGCCCGCACGGTTGCCGTGACAGCGCCCGGATCGGCTTTGGCCAAGGTCGCCGACATCGTCATCCCGTTCCAGCCGATCGAAGACGGCAACATCTACAAACCGACCTCGTCGCGTTTCGCGCTGCTTGCCATCCTCGACATGATCGCCACCGCGACCGCCGAGACCCGCGGCACCAACGTGCTCGAAGGCCTGCGACGCATCAAGCAGAGCCTGAACATGCTCAAGATCGACGACCCCAGACTACCTCTAGGTGACTGA
- a CDS encoding cytochrome C oxidase subunit IV family protein codes for MAQVEAQDHGLHGHAAPPPAMAHAEGQQHPIKLYLVVWGWLFILSACSYAVDYFALQGMLRWSLILIFMMLKAGLIVAVFMHMAWERLALSYAIIVPPLVILVFVAIMVVEARYTEITRVLSFGTGQ; via the coding sequence ATGGCACAGGTAGAGGCGCAGGATCACGGGCTGCACGGACATGCCGCTCCCCCTCCGGCAATGGCGCATGCCGAAGGGCAGCAGCACCCGATCAAGCTCTATCTGGTCGTCTGGGGCTGGCTGTTCATCCTCAGCGCCTGCTCTTACGCGGTCGATTATTTCGCCCTTCAGGGCATGCTGAGATGGAGCCTGATCCTGATCTTCATGATGCTGAAGGCGGGACTGATCGTTGCCGTGTTCATGCACATGGCCTGGGAGCGGCTGGCGCTGAGCTACGCCATCATCGTGCCGCCGCTGGTGATCCTGGTGTTCGTCGCGATCATGGTGGTCGAGGCCCGCTATACCGAAATCACCCGGGTGCTGTCGTTCGGCACCGGGCAATAG
- a CDS encoding MurR/RpiR family transcriptional regulator, with protein MMTLLDRIKSHSTRLTEADQRLVSALLENAAEAAFLSSARLAERASVHEAATTRLAQKLGFKGYPELRSQLQRELVESQDAAERMRRSVAKVEHGDFLLDLIGSEIAALEHLRLAVSQDSINRAADMIVDARRIFLFGQGHAQSITQFLRRRLDRFGMTTIVLEGRGRDIAERVVGMDKGDLVLALAFRKQPTSYAPLVEHCHAQGASAMLVTDLAGTMMQPEADLVLAAPRGRSGSEFQTPTVPFAIVNAILLTIAGRHQSRVMGALERLSGLFDEFD; from the coding sequence ATGATGACGCTGCTGGATCGCATCAAGAGCCATTCGACCCGCCTCACCGAGGCCGACCAGCGACTCGTCTCCGCCCTGCTCGAAAACGCCGCCGAAGCCGCTTTCCTATCGAGCGCTAGGCTTGCCGAACGTGCCAGCGTGCATGAGGCGGCAACCACCCGGCTGGCCCAGAAGCTTGGCTTCAAGGGCTACCCCGAGCTGCGTTCGCAGCTGCAGCGCGAACTGGTCGAAAGCCAGGACGCCGCCGAACGCATGCGCCGCTCCGTCGCCAAGGTCGAGCACGGCGATTTCCTGCTCGACCTGATCGGCAGCGAGATCGCCGCACTCGAACATCTGCGCCTTGCCGTTTCGCAGGACAGCATCAACCGCGCCGCCGACATGATCGTCGATGCCAGGCGCATCTTCCTGTTCGGCCAGGGCCATGCCCAGTCGATCACCCAGTTCCTGCGCCGCCGGCTCGACCGCTTCGGCATGACCACCATCGTGCTCGAAGGCCGTGGCCGCGACATTGCCGAGCGTGTCGTCGGCATGGACAAGGGCGACCTCGTGCTGGCGCTGGCCTTCCGCAAGCAGCCGACAAGCTATGCCCCGCTTGTCGAGCACTGCCATGCGCAGGGCGCGAGCGCGATGCTGGTCACCGACCTCGCCGGCACCATGATGCAGCCCGAAGCCGACCTTGTGCTGGCCGCACCGCGCGGCCGCTCGGGCAGCGAGTTCCAGACGCCGACGGTGCCGTTCGCCATCGTCAACGCCATTTTGCTGACCATTGCCGGCCGGCACCAGAGCCGCGTCATGGGCGCGCTCGAACGCCTGTCGGGCCTGTTCGACGAATTCGATTGA
- a CDS encoding SDR family oxidoreductase, whose translation MSSDSEFSGKSVLITGAGGGLGRALVAIFNEGGARVVGCDQYIEAMDGLDLAGRHSFDLTDRPGLATAARKLVEADGVPDIVINNAGWTRAETVPALTQERVENEIDLNLTGVASLTNALLKPMVTRGAGCFVFISSVNALSHFGNPAYAAAKAGINALSRAIAVEHGRQGIRANVVCPGSIRTPAWDHRLAKDPAILGKLQRLYPLGRIVNAREVAEAVAFLASSRASGITGTVLPVDAGLTAGCLPFIDDILGA comes from the coding sequence TTGAGCAGTGACAGCGAATTCAGCGGAAAGTCCGTCCTGATCACCGGCGCCGGCGGCGGCCTCGGCCGGGCGCTGGTGGCGATCTTCAATGAAGGCGGCGCCCGCGTCGTCGGTTGCGACCAGTATATCGAGGCGATGGACGGTCTCGATCTCGCCGGGCGCCACAGCTTCGACCTGACCGATCGCCCCGGCCTTGCAACAGCGGCGCGCAAGCTGGTCGAAGCCGACGGCGTGCCCGACATCGTCATCAACAATGCCGGCTGGACCCGCGCCGAAACCGTGCCTGCTCTGACCCAGGAGCGGGTCGAAAACGAGATCGACCTCAACCTGACCGGCGTCGCCAGCCTGACCAACGCGCTGCTCAAGCCGATGGTGACGCGCGGCGCGGGCTGCTTCGTCTTCATCTCCTCGGTCAATGCGCTGTCGCATTTCGGCAACCCGGCCTATGCCGCGGCCAAGGCCGGCATCAACGCCTTGTCGCGCGCCATTGCTGTCGAGCATGGCCGCCAGGGCATCCGCGCCAACGTCGTCTGCCCGGGCTCGATCCGCACCCCGGCCTGGGACCATCGCCTGGCCAAGGATCCCGCCATTCTGGGCAAGCTGCAGCGGCTTTATCCGCTTGGCCGCATCGTCAACGCGCGCGAAGTGGCCGAGGCCGTCGCCTTCCTCGCCTCGTCACGCGCCTCCGGTATCACCGGCACTGTGCTGCCGGTCGACGCCGGGCTGACCGCCGGCTGCCTGCCATTCATCGACGACATATTGGGAGCGTGA
- a CDS encoding DUF2189 domain-containing protein gives MANFHVYAAGTGSNVEHPAIRRIGVADVFDALRLGFEDFWDKPSHYVFLCLIYPVVGVFLVTWTSGGNALQLIYPLVTGFALLGPFAALGLYEISRRREQHLDTSWKHAFEVRQSPAMPAIAVLGIMLMALFVAWLFTAQALFAWLYGDSAPASYTAFITDVLTTQRGWTLMVVGNLVGLLFALVALSTTVVAFPLLLDRDIGAYAAVETSARAIMANPIPMLLWGLIVAAGLVLGSIPLLVGLAIVLPVLGHSTWHLYRKLIEPAPAPVPVKKTRKRAA, from the coding sequence ATGGCAAATTTCCATGTCTACGCAGCAGGCACTGGCAGCAACGTCGAACATCCCGCCATACGTCGGATAGGGGTTGCGGATGTCTTCGACGCGCTTCGCCTTGGATTTGAAGATTTTTGGGACAAACCCTCACACTATGTCTTTTTGTGCCTGATATATCCGGTTGTCGGCGTGTTCCTGGTCACTTGGACCTCCGGCGGCAACGCGCTCCAGTTGATCTATCCGCTTGTCACCGGCTTCGCCTTACTTGGACCGTTCGCGGCACTCGGCCTCTATGAGATCAGCCGCCGACGCGAACAACATCTCGACACCTCATGGAAACATGCCTTCGAAGTCAGGCAATCGCCCGCCATGCCGGCCATCGCCGTCCTCGGCATCATGCTGATGGCGCTGTTCGTCGCCTGGCTGTTCACCGCGCAGGCGCTGTTCGCATGGCTCTATGGCGACAGCGCACCGGCGAGCTACACCGCCTTCATCACCGACGTGCTGACCACCCAGCGCGGCTGGACATTGATGGTCGTCGGCAACCTCGTCGGCCTGCTGTTCGCCCTTGTGGCGTTGAGCACCACTGTCGTTGCCTTCCCGCTGCTGCTTGATCGCGACATCGGCGCCTATGCCGCCGTCGAGACCTCGGCACGGGCGATCATGGCTAACCCGATACCGATGCTGCTTTGGGGCCTGATCGTCGCCGCCGGCCTTGTCTTGGGATCGATACCGCTGCTCGTCGGCCTGGCGATCGTGCTGCCGGTGCTCGGCCATTCGACCTGGCACCTCTACCGCAAGCTGATCGAACCGGCGCCGGCACCTGTGCCGGTCAAGAAGACACGCAAGCGCGCCGCCTGA
- a CDS encoding ABC transporter ATP-binding protein: protein MSPANGNPAAIAIRNVSKRFGSFTAVDNVDISVPQGAFLVLVGPSGCGKSTLLRMLAGLETPSEGEMAFMGRIVSDGARGLVADAGARDAGLVFQSYALWPHMTVAGNIEWPLKVAKWSKADRAARIDEVLGLLGIAALKERYPAEISGGQQQRVAIARTIGPKPNILLFDEPLSNLDAKLRIEMRSELMRIHRATGATSVYVTHDQVEAMTMASHVAVLNNGKVEQFGAPLELLENPRTTFVATFLGTPPANLIEVSRSGDGLVYDGLRLADASRAEARDGVQLLYRAHDLMVGDVEGRPTISARFEEAAPIAGRTMVTAFSGGQRLTAMADGYFRAAIGDQISLSFVNGPSAVFAMSGERIS, encoded by the coding sequence ATGAGCCCCGCCAACGGCAATCCGGCCGCGATCGCGATCCGCAACGTCTCCAAGCGTTTCGGCAGCTTCACCGCCGTCGACAATGTCGACATCTCGGTGCCGCAGGGCGCCTTCCTGGTGCTTGTCGGCCCGTCCGGCTGCGGCAAGTCGACCTTGCTCAGAATGCTCGCCGGCCTGGAAACCCCGAGCGAGGGCGAAATGGCCTTCATGGGCCGCATTGTCTCCGACGGCGCCCGCGGCCTGGTTGCCGATGCCGGCGCCCGCGACGCTGGCCTGGTGTTCCAGAGCTACGCGCTGTGGCCGCACATGACTGTCGCCGGCAACATCGAATGGCCGCTCAAGGTGGCGAAATGGAGCAAGGCCGACCGCGCCGCCCGTATCGACGAGGTGCTCGGACTGCTCGGCATCGCAGCGCTCAAGGAGCGTTACCCCGCCGAGATTTCGGGCGGCCAGCAGCAGCGCGTCGCCATCGCCCGCACCATCGGCCCCAAGCCGAACATCCTGTTGTTCGACGAGCCTTTGTCCAACCTCGACGCCAAGCTGCGCATCGAGATGCGCAGCGAGCTGATGCGCATCCACCGCGCCACCGGTGCTACGTCTGTCTACGTCACCCACGACCAGGTCGAGGCGATGACCATGGCAAGCCACGTCGCCGTGCTCAACAATGGCAAGGTCGAACAGTTCGGCGCGCCGCTGGAGTTGCTGGAAAACCCGCGCACCACCTTCGTCGCCACCTTCCTTGGCACGCCGCCGGCCAATCTGATCGAGGTCAGCAGGAGCGGCGACGGCCTTGTCTATGACGGCCTGCGCCTGGCCGATGCCAGCCGCGCCGAAGCGCGCGATGGCGTGCAGCTTCTTTACCGCGCCCACGATCTGATGGTCGGCGACGTCGAGGGGCGGCCGACGATCAGCGCCCGTTTCGAGGAAGCCGCCCCGATCGCCGGGCGCACCATGGTGACGGCGTTTTCGGGCGGGCAGCGGCTGACGGCGATGGCCGACGGCTACTTCCGTGCCGCGATCGGCGACCAGATAAGCCTCAGCTTCGTCAACGGGCCGAGCGCAGTTTTTGCAATGAGTGGTGAAAGGATTAGCTGA
- a CDS encoding ABC transporter permease, with product MSAVATSVLSRRGFLRSETLVPIILILIVSVLVVAPLVKIVFATLTVEGRDAWQAVLASKMSENLWWRPLWNTVLLGVGVAAGCILMGGFLAWLVMLTDVPAPKTIGLLATMPFMIPSFAAALAWGALFRNSRLGGSVGFFEANGYIVPDWLAWGLVPTLIVLIAHYYSLAFTVISAALSSIGADLVEAAQVAGARRSRIFFGIILPVVTPALIAAASLTFAGAVSNFAAPALLGLPVRMQTLSTRLFGMIETGQTERGFVIALLLIVVSASFLWLGERLVAGRKNFVTVTGKGGRTKRFPLGKWRWPLFAVAVLLCLLTTFLPALILTASSFALQNGSLFSNWTTHFWIGEGGTDMAQGQAGIFRNPVLIEALWMTLKLAVTVAITTMALGLALAHTIARNKGTVLATVLGQVSFMPILIPSIAFAAAYIALFGAPIGPLPSLYGTFLLLVLAASAHLLPYAVQSGRSVLGQISADIEESARLTGAGFFRRMGAIIMPLAIRGLLAGALLVFVKIVRDLSLVVLLFTSTSPVLSMLAYRYAAEGFMQFANAITMVILVLCVVATLLAHRLQNRVQKWKSA from the coding sequence ATGTCCGCCGTCGCAACATCCGTGTTGTCGAGGAGAGGCTTTTTGCGCTCCGAGACACTCGTGCCCATCATCCTGATCCTGATCGTTTCGGTCCTCGTCGTCGCGCCGCTGGTCAAGATCGTGTTTGCCACCCTGACCGTCGAAGGCCGTGATGCCTGGCAGGCGGTGCTTGCTTCCAAAATGTCCGAAAACCTGTGGTGGCGGCCGCTGTGGAACACAGTGCTGCTCGGTGTCGGCGTTGCCGCCGGCTGCATCCTGATGGGTGGCTTTCTTGCCTGGCTGGTGATGCTCACCGACGTGCCGGCGCCCAAAACCATCGGCCTGCTCGCCACCATGCCGTTCATGATCCCAAGCTTTGCCGCGGCCCTTGCCTGGGGCGCGCTGTTCCGCAACAGCCGGCTTGGCGGCTCGGTCGGCTTCTTCGAGGCCAATGGCTATATCGTTCCCGACTGGCTCGCCTGGGGCCTAGTGCCGACGCTGATCGTGCTGATTGCGCATTACTACTCGCTCGCCTTCACCGTCATCTCGGCCGCCTTGAGTTCGATCGGCGCCGATCTTGTCGAGGCCGCCCAGGTCGCCGGCGCCAGGCGCTCGCGCATCTTCTTCGGCATCATCCTGCCGGTCGTCACCCCGGCACTGATCGCTGCGGCATCGCTGACCTTCGCCGGTGCCGTCTCCAACTTCGCCGCCCCTGCCCTGCTTGGCCTGCCGGTCAGGATGCAGACACTGTCGACGCGCCTGTTCGGCATGATCGAGACCGGCCAGACCGAGCGCGGCTTCGTCATCGCTTTGCTTTTGATCGTCGTCTCCGCCTCCTTCCTCTGGCTCGGCGAACGCCTCGTCGCCGGGCGCAAGAACTTCGTCACCGTCACCGGCAAGGGCGGCCGCACCAAGCGCTTCCCGCTCGGCAAGTGGCGCTGGCCACTGTTTGCCGTTGCCGTGCTGCTTTGCCTGCTCACCACCTTCCTGCCGGCGCTGATCCTCACCGCGTCGAGCTTCGCCTTGCAGAACGGCTCGCTGTTTTCCAACTGGACGACGCATTTCTGGATCGGCGAAGGCGGCACCGACATGGCCCAGGGCCAGGCCGGCATCTTCCGCAATCCGGTGCTGATCGAGGCTCTGTGGATGACGCTGAAGCTCGCCGTGACAGTGGCAATCACCACCATGGCGCTCGGCCTGGCGCTCGCCCACACCATTGCCCGCAACAAGGGCACCGTCCTGGCAACGGTGCTCGGCCAGGTGTCGTTCATGCCGATCCTGATCCCCTCCATCGCCTTCGCCGCCGCCTATATCGCGCTGTTCGGCGCCCCGATCGGGCCGTTGCCGTCGCTTTACGGCACCTTCCTGCTGCTGGTGCTGGCGGCTTCCGCTCACCTCTTGCCTTATGCGGTCCAGTCCGGCCGCTCGGTGCTCGGCCAGATCTCGGCCGACATCGAAGAAAGCGCGCGACTGACCGGCGCCGGATTCTTCCGCCGCATGGGCGCCATCATCATGCCGCTGGCCATCCGCGGTCTGCTCGCCGGCGCGCTGCTGGTCTTCGTCAAGATCGTGCGCGACCTGTCGCTGGTGGTGTTGCTGTTCACCTCGACCTCGCCGGTGCTCAGCATGCTTGCCTACCGCTATGCCGCCGAAGGCTTCATGCAGTTCGCCAACGCCATCACCATGGTCATCCTCGTCCTTTGCGTCGTCGCCACGCTCCTGGCGCACCGCCTGCAGAACCGCGTCCAGAAGTGGAAATCCGCATGA
- a CDS encoding ABC transporter substrate-binding protein, with amino-acid sequence MKWTLFAAVALLPLAAGAAELDAMSVKELLPLAQKEGKVTVFSLSSRIAKVEKAFEEAYPGIDFVGIDMSSVKQIARVVAEQTAGVNAVDVLYIADTPVVYEDLVKTNRVVPYIPPRVAGELADEHKTPLLTQRLSTKVLMYNEAANPNGAPIKNLWQLTTPDWKGRVLMVDPLQRGELLDLLVEFSLRPDEMAKAYEAQFGKPIAVDSDLQGAGEQFVRDLFANDLVLVPNSDVINKAIGDKTSANPPVGFATYSDRRDNDKEGWALQVANDVEPSNGILFPAVLALVDKAPSPAAARLLIDFMMGDDSATGGPAFEPFNVPGDYAVRPTVKDSPDSVPLKELKAWRIDPVKTAAARKRIADLVLTLQ; translated from the coding sequence ATGAAATGGACACTTTTCGCAGCAGTCGCCTTGCTGCCCCTGGCAGCCGGCGCTGCCGAACTCGATGCGATGAGCGTCAAGGAGCTGCTGCCGCTGGCGCAGAAAGAAGGCAAGGTCACCGTCTTCTCGCTGTCGAGCCGCATCGCCAAGGTGGAAAAGGCTTTCGAGGAGGCCTATCCCGGCATCGACTTCGTCGGCATCGACATGAGTTCGGTCAAGCAGATCGCCCGTGTCGTCGCCGAGCAGACCGCCGGCGTCAACGCCGTCGACGTGCTCTACATCGCCGACACGCCGGTGGTCTATGAAGACCTGGTCAAGACCAACCGCGTCGTGCCCTACATCCCGCCACGCGTGGCGGGCGAACTTGCCGACGAGCACAAGACTCCACTTCTGACCCAGCGCCTGTCGACCAAGGTGCTGATGTACAATGAAGCTGCCAATCCCAACGGCGCGCCGATCAAGAACCTGTGGCAGCTGACGACGCCGGACTGGAAAGGCCGTGTCCTGATGGTCGACCCGTTGCAGCGCGGCGAATTGCTCGACCTGCTGGTCGAATTCTCGCTGCGCCCCGACGAGATGGCCAAGGCCTATGAGGCGCAGTTCGGCAAGCCGATCGCTGTCGACAGCGACCTGCAAGGTGCCGGGGAACAGTTCGTCCGCGACCTCTTCGCCAACGACCTCGTGCTGGTTCCCAACTCCGACGTCATCAACAAGGCCATCGGCGACAAGACCTCGGCCAATCCACCAGTCGGCTTCGCCACCTATTCCGACCGCCGCGACAACGACAAGGAAGGCTGGGCGCTGCAGGTCGCCAACGACGTTGAGCCTTCCAATGGCATCCTGTTTCCTGCAGTCCTTGCACTTGTCGACAAGGCGCCGAGCCCGGCTGCGGCACGGTTGCTGATCGACTTCATGATGGGCGACGATTCTGCCACCGGCGGACCCGCCTTCGAGCCCTTCAACGTGCCAGGCGACTACGCCGTGCGACCGACTGTCAAGGACAGCCCCGATTCCGTGCCGCTCAAGGAGCTCAAGGCCTGGCGCATCGATCCGGTGAAGACAGCCGCTGCCCGCAAGCGGATCGCCGACCTGGTGCTGACGCTGCAATGA
- a CDS encoding c-type cytochrome has product MRLTAWGAQALLAASVLATNPVHAAGDAAAGKKVFTKCMACHDMAVDKNKVGPSLHGVIGRTAGTLPSFEAKYSDAMKQAGAGGLVWDEANIAAYMKMPKEKVPGNKMAFAGLKDDTDIANVIAYIEEMSK; this is encoded by the coding sequence ATGAGACTGACGGCATGGGGCGCTCAAGCCCTTCTTGCAGCTTCGGTTCTAGCCACCAATCCGGTTCATGCGGCGGGCGATGCGGCCGCCGGCAAAAAGGTCTTCACCAAATGCATGGCCTGCCACGACATGGCGGTCGACAAGAACAAGGTCGGCCCATCGCTGCATGGTGTCATCGGCCGCACGGCCGGCACGCTGCCGAGTTTTGAAGCCAAATACTCCGACGCCATGAAGCAGGCGGGTGCTGGCGGCCTGGTCTGGGACGAGGCCAACATCGCCGCCTACATGAAGATGCCGAAAGAAAAGGTCCCAGGCAACAAGATGGCTTTTGCCGGTCTCAAGGACGATACCGACATCGCCAATGTGATTGCATATATCGAAGAGATGTCGAAGTAG